The segment GAGCAGGGTCGAAGCATCGGGACACGCCCTCTGGACTGACGCGAGCGCCTGCGCGGCAGATGCATCATGGTCAAGCGCGATGAGAGCATCGGCCATGCTCTCTGCGGCCTGATCCATCCACCTGATGCGCATCAGGTCCTTCCCAATGTGATCGAGAAGATGAGCGTCTGTCACAACGAGCGCGATGAGCCCATACTCCATACGAGCGGATTGTTGGTCCGCCTCGATGATCTGCTCGGCTACCGGGTTAACCGCATTCGGTTGGGGCTCTGAGACGGCCTGATCGTTTTGATGGCGGGCAGCCATAGGGGCCTTGGTCTCCTTGAGAGCCTTGAATACGGCAGTATACTCCACATTCAAACGGTCGGCGATGATATTGACATAATCCGTTGCCGAAACGGAGTCCTTGATGGGATACAGAATCTGCAGTGCCTCCGTCATGGCACGCGCCTTGTTTTCCGGACGACGCAAGTCGTAGCGCTCGATGCAGCGATTGATCGAAAAGGCGAGCAGCGGCTCGGCAGCGGCGATGATGGCACGCATCGCATCCGCATCATGCGCACCGAGGAACTCCGCCGGGTCGTTGCCATCGGGAAGCACCACGACGCGCAGGTCGATCGGATCACGACGGCTCTCGACCGCCGATTGCCAGTCGATGAACTCGCTCGCGCGATCCGCCGCCTTCTGGCCCGCGGCATCACCGTCGAAGAGATAGACGATACGCGAGGCGAAGCGGCTGATGAGCTTGACATGCTGGGCCGTGAGCGCCGTGCCGAGCGTGGCGACGGCGTTCTTGATGCCAGCCCGGTGCATGGCGATGACATCGGTATAGCCTTCCACGACGATGGCCTCGCCGCTGTTGACGATGGCATTCTTCGCAACGTCGATACCGAACATGTTCGATGACTTGTGAAAGATGGGCGTCTCCGAAGTGTTGAGGTACTTGGGTTCGCCTTGCCCCATGATGCGGCCGCCAAACGCTATGCTGCGCCCCTGCAAATCGTGCACGGGAAACATCACGCGCTCGAAGAAGCGGTCGATGAGATATCCGCCCTTGTTCACGAAGGCGAGGTTCGCACCGACGAGCTCGTCACGGGTAAATCCCCGTGACTGGAGATGTGCGACGAGCTTGCCGTGGCCGGGGGCATAGCCAAGCTTCCACTCCCGCGCGCACTCCGAGCCAAAGCCACGCTCGTGCAAATAGGCGCGGGCCTGCGTGGGGCCAGCATCGCGCGAGCGCATGAGCTCCATGTGATAGAAGTTCTCGGCCTCGGCGCAGGCCTGCATCATGCGGTCCTTGAGGCTGCGGGGAACGCCGCTCCCGCCCACCTCGGTGATCTCGATGTTGGCGCGATCGGCCAGCGCGCGCACGGCCTCGGGAAACTCGAGATGCTCGCTTTCCATGAGATAGCCGAAGACATCGCCGCTCTTGCCGCACCCGAAACAGTGCCAGTTCTGCAAGTCGGGATCTATCTTGAACGAGGGGGTCTTCTCGTCATGGAACGGACAGCATCCCCAGAACAGACGGCCCTTCTGATTGAGCACGACGCGCTCGTTCACGAGGGAGACCAAATCGGTCGCCTCGCGCACGCGGCGGATGTCGTCATCGGAGATGCGCGCCATGGCTACTTGCCTCCCAGGTGCTCACGCACCCATTCGATGTTGCCCATCACCGTCTCAATGAGCTCATCCTTCGTCTCGAACACGCGCGGTCCACGCAGCCACTCTTCGAACTCGATGCGAATGTCCTTGCCGTAAAGATCGCCGTCAAAGTCGAGCAAATGTGCCTCGACCGGAGCCGTCGCCTCGGCAAAGCTCCTGGCAACGCCCACGTTGACGGCAGCCGCGTAGCGTGCGCCATCGACAATGCCGTACGCACCGTAGACGCCTTCGCGCGGCAACATGGTCTCGCAATTCGAAAGGTCGAGATTGGCCGTCGCAAAGCCGAAGCCGTCACCTGCGCCACGACCAT is part of the Coriobacteriia bacterium genome and harbors:
- a CDS encoding DNA primase, with amino-acid sequence MARISDDDIRRVREATDLVSLVNERVVLNQKGRLFWGCCPFHDEKTPSFKIDPDLQNWHCFGCGKSGDVFGYLMESEHLEFPEAVRALADRANIEITEVGGSGVPRSLKDRMMQACAEAENFYHMELMRSRDAGPTQARAYLHERGFGSECAREWKLGYAPGHGKLVAHLQSRGFTRDELVGANLAFVNKGGYLIDRFFERVMFPVHDLQGRSIAFGGRIMGQGEPKYLNTSETPIFHKSSNMFGIDVAKNAIVNSGEAIVVEGYTDVIAMHRAGIKNAVATLGTALTAQHVKLISRFASRIVYLFDGDAAGQKAADRASEFIDWQSAVESRRDPIDLRVVVLPDGNDPAEFLGAHDADAMRAIIAAAEPLLAFSINRCIERYDLRRPENKARAMTEALQILYPIKDSVSATDYVNIIADRLNVEYTAVFKALKETKAPMAARHQNDQAVSEPQPNAVNPVAEQIIEADQQSARMEYGLIALVVTDAHLLDHIGKDLMRIRWMDQAAESMADALIALDHDASAAQALASVQRACPDASTLLAQAMIETEDSTEKLFQARLMVRTLRERDLERSIRDAKARMRSESGLSPEELDKLFERTVSMQKELVRLRNNAPDDMKD